The genomic segment CACCACAGACGCTAGTAAAAAGCTTAATTTCAGTCTGACCAGAACACCACCTTCCAAGTGTTGTCCTCCGTAGTGCGAATAAATTCACACCTTTAGATActcttttacaaatcaatacatcaacaaaatttgactttttgactAAAAAAACTAAGATGGCAAACTACAAATTCAACAACTTATGGTTTTCAACaactttgtaatttaagttTTCCTGATTTGTACTTTCCTTTCCAATTTAGGGACAGTTATGTCTTGATAGGTTTGTAGTTGTactagggggaaaaaatccccTAAAAACATTGAAGTTATTGAAATTAATGCCACAAAATGTGACATGATATTAGAgggtatttatttttgcaaagcccTGTCTGACGTAGTGGTAATGGACTTAATTTGCAAGCTACCAATTCAATAGAAAGTTAACCATATATTGGGGATTCTAATCTCCTTACATTTATTGGTAAGTTGGGCAAGTCGCACTTTCTCAGAGGAGAACGTTTCATCAAGATCAAACAGGTCCAGCATGGGAGGAGGCAGCTCACTTAACGCAGGGGGAAAGACCTTCAAGGACAAAATAACATCCATCAGTGTTACAATCTGCTTCCTGCTCAGTGAATGCTGAGTCCACAGACTCACAGCAGGCTGAAGCTGAGGCAGCGGCGTCTCAAACTGTGGAGTGATGAGCTGAAGTGGCTCGTGTTTCACATTGAGCTGTTTAAAAGAACTGCAAACACATTGATTTAGCtatgagagacaaaaaaaaacaggcgtGTGTCGAACGTTCGCTCCATGTACCTTATGACTTCTGGTAAACTGTTGGGTGACAAATTGAACAAAGACATATCAAAGAGGGAGGTGAAGTCTCGCGGGTTCTCGTCTCCCTCCTGTAAACACACTCGCAGCTGTTCCGACAAGCGGCCCGTGTCTGGCAGCATTGTGTAGTCTGCAATCTAGGCGACACAACGACAGGAAGTGAGCCAACGGCGATCGCTGGTGGTGATCTTTTAGTACGGTCCAGTCTGCAAACCTCGGGATCCTCTGCATCGATCTGATTCAGCTGAATGTTTTCTGACATGAGCCACTGAAGCACGACGTCCTGCGATGAAATGAggtaaacagttttatttctgtttttgcatgttgttcaaaatgttctaaaaaaataacccttacaaaaaaatcccatgtttccacatgtgatcacatgtgattttcatgggatttGTTTGTAagggaagttaaaaaaaaaaaaaactaatttcagaGGTATGCGGTTGCTGAAATTATGTAGCTGATGAGGTTTAAAAGCCCATAAAGCTACTTTTAGTGTTTTCTCCACTGATACTTTCATGAGACCatagataaatataaattaacaaGAAAATACGGTTAAACATAAGCAGTTAAAAATCATGCTTTTTATGTAACTGGTGTCCCGGAgaattttgtttccttctaggtttctttttttaagagcaAAGTTTGTATTTTGGGGCTCTGATTGCTGTTATATACCAGAAAATAGGctgcaattattttattattatttttattgtagtaTCAATAAATACCAACAAATTTTGTGGTACGGTTGGAAAACACACCTCTTTAAAACATTAGATCTTCACCCATTTGTTATCAATCATTGTACAAAAAGATCTTCAAACATTTGGACTCAccattattttactgttgtctTCCCTGTCTGAGTACTGATCACAGAACATGTGGCAGGAAGCCAAAACAGCCAGTTTGCCAGACTCCTgtgtgagacaaaaaaaactaattacacTAACTATATTTACAGGTGGTCATTATCATGAAGTTTGGGGGTAAAATATGTAGAACGAATGAAATCCACAGGCCTTTCCGTGGTAGAAGGCCAGGACGGGCCTGTTGAGCGGGAAGCAGACAGAGCCGGTTGACAGAACAGCCACAGCAGGTTTCATCACGCTCAGTGTGGCTCCAAAAGGATACACAAATGTCAGAGCCCTGCAGAAACCCACACAGGTCAACTCAACTTCAGACCACAGCAACCATACCAACCAAAGCAGCCGGCGTTGGAAAGCAGAGTTGCTTACTGTGCGTTGTTTCCAACAGCTTCATCCTCAATCCCCCCGGTTACAACTTTGCCGGCAGCTCGactgatttctctttaaaaaaaaaaaataaaagaaagaaaggagaatGATGAAATCTCCGCAAATTAAAGAGCGCATTTCCATAACGAAGACCAGAAGGTGACAGCTGACCTGTTCAACACGCC from the Xiphophorus maculatus strain JP 163 A chromosome 20, X_maculatus-5.0-male, whole genome shotgun sequence genome contains:
- the ift52 gene encoding intraflagellar transport protein 52 homolog codes for the protein MMEKEQQNFIIFNASKRELFGINNGYKYMQKRLRAQWKIQSIKEELSTEKLKGVKLWITAGPREKFTASELEVLKHYLDGGGNMLVMLGEGGEMKYDTNINFLLEEFGIMVNSDAVVRNVYYKYFHPKEALVSNGVLNREISRAAGKVVTGGIEDEAVGNNAQALTFVYPFGATLSVMKPAVAVLSTGSVCFPLNRPVLAFYHGKESGKLAVLASCHMFCDQYSDREDNSKIMDVVLQWLMSENIQLNQIDAEDPEIADYTMLPDTGRLSEQLRVCLQEGDENPRDFTSLFDMSLFNLSPNSLPEVISSFKQLNVKHEPLQLITPQFETPLPQLQPAVFPPALSELPPPMLDLFDLDETFSSEKVRLAQLTNKCTDDDLEFYVRKCGEILGVTPKLDKEHRDAKHILEHIFFQVVEFKKLNQEHDFDPETRFTPL